In Helicobacter bilis, a genomic segment contains:
- a CDS encoding NlpC/P60 family protein: protein MKKISFISVIMAFMCALLLAKEQVKHVAYSIQVGSFSELKNAGNLADYLNKQGLDAFFFKEKGMYKVRFGNYKDSETARKIANTYKKKSIIDDFFIISPQSYAINQHKPKTHDKVRKNIAKDAHQYIGVPYKWGGTTSSGFDCSGLVRAVYRLNGLTLPRTSIEQYGSGKFVAKNNLKVGDLVFFTNNGKQVNHVGIYIGNNQFIHAPGKGKKVTIANLNTNYWVKAYRGGRTYL from the coding sequence ATGAAAAAAATATCTTTTATCAGTGTAATAATGGCTTTTATGTGTGCTTTGCTACTTGCAAAAGAGCAAGTAAAACATGTGGCATATAGCATACAAGTTGGAAGTTTTAGTGAGTTAAAAAATGCTGGGAATCTTGCTGATTATCTTAATAAACAAGGGCTTGATGCGTTCTTTTTTAAAGAAAAAGGAATGTATAAAGTCCGCTTTGGCAACTATAAAGATTCTGAAACTGCAAGAAAAATCGCAAATACATACAAAAAAAAGTCTATTATTGATGACTTTTTTATCATTAGTCCCCAAAGCTATGCGATAAATCAGCATAAGCCAAAGACACATGATAAGGTGAGAAAAAATATCGCAAAAGATGCACATCAATATATAGGCGTGCCGTATAAATGGGGAGGGACGACTTCTAGCGGTTTTGATTGTAGTGGATTGGTTAGGGCAGTATATAGGCTAAATGGGCTGACGCTACCTAGAACTTCAATTGAGCAATATGGTAGCGGTAAGTTTGTAGCAAAAAATAATCTAAAGGTGGGAGATTTAGTATTTTTCACAAACAATGGGAAACAAGTCAATCATGTGGGAATTTACATTGGCAACAATCAATTTATCCACGCCCCCGGAAAAGGTAAAAAGGTAACAATAGCAAATCTCAACACGAATTATTGGGTAAAAGCATATCGCGGGGGTAGGACTTATTTGTAG
- a CDS encoding UPF0323 family lipoprotein: MEKQKPKSYLRKISDAAILGGMSAVLVAGLLGCDSGSNNADTAQQVSKKQGVTVTLQEEADGSYKIIDEQPSSDGDTTIIVKDMQGNKRILSKEEVDALVAEEAKKIDNGTSTLTSGDGGGLGIGGAILASAAGALIGSYIGNKLFNNANYKANAQRGYSSPSAYQRPQTSTPRTTSPSSNTTATKATPQNAKGGFFGGNANTNKPTATS, translated from the coding sequence ATGGAAAAGCAAAAACCAAAAAGTTATTTACGAAAAATCTCTGATGCAGCGATTTTGGGTGGTATGAGTGCAGTGCTAGTCGCAGGACTGCTTGGTTGTGATAGTGGTTCAAATAATGCCGACACAGCACAGCAAGTAAGCAAAAAGCAGGGCGTTACTGTTACCCTGCAAGAAGAAGCTGATGGTAGCTACAAGATTATTGATGAACAACCAAGTAGTGATGGCGATACGACAATTATTGTAAAAGATATGCAAGGCAATAAGAGAATTTTAAGCAAAGAAGAAGTTGATGCCCTTGTCGCTGAAGAAGCAAAAAAGATTGATAATGGCACAAGCACGCTCACAAGCGGTGATGGCGGTGGGCTTGGCATTGGCGGGGCTATCCTTGCGAGTGCGGCTGGTGCGTTGATTGGAAGCTATATTGGTAATAAACTTTTTAATAATGCAAATTATAAAGCAAACGCACAAAGAGGATATAGCTCACCTTCAGCCTATCAAAGACCACAAACTAGCACCCCGCGAACTACTAGCCCAAGTAGCAATACAACAGCCACAAAAGCAACACCACAAAATGCAAAAGGCGGCTTCTTTGGCGGCAACGCAAATACTAATAAACCAACCGCAACTTCTTAG
- the purL gene encoding phosphoribosylformylglycinamidine synthase subunit PurL, whose protein sequence is MGEWSIKKEQLDSILKKHKLDSSDYEKIVEILEREPNLIELGIFSAMWSEHCSYKSSKIYLKGFPTEASWVLQGPGENAGVIDIGDNLAAIFKIESHNHPSFIEPNAGAATGVGGILRDIFTMGANPIINLNSIRFGDILDSNMRKKHIHLLHGVVEGIGHYGNCMGIPTIGGETSFESCYNGNILVNAFSLGIAKQDEIFYGKASGEGNPIMYVGSKTGRDGLGGAVMSSDSFDSASKALRPTVQIGDPFVEKSLLEACLEVFQKDLIVGIQDMGAAGLTSSSFEMASRSGSGMIMWLDKIPMREGGMTPYELMLSESQERMLLCAKKGTEKQIKDIFAKYELSAEIVGEVRNTGKMELLWHGELCATLPIAPIVENAPMLNRAIQKPKYLESCKNLDLNITNQALQKQLNTDNINTMQCSSTNLNTLTKSMLKSLDICDKSWIYNQYDDSIKASTIKGAGMLGSSLVALHNYDSKKAISVSVKCNVRYCYLDPKIGAKIAVAQAGRDVALSGAKPLAITDCLNFGSPENPEVMWQFRESCEGIKEACKALQTPVVSGNVSLYNQTNDEAIYPTPSIVSVGLLEDSNKAIGSHFVSKDSYICMLGVMDNSLQLSGSILQKVIGAKNSGILHDINLESELKLWEILNQSIANKYILSAKDIAQGGLAITLCKMAILGKTSIEVLTDKIQEVLAKDFINNENLLQDSKDYMKLISQNKLMLFSENHTQVICEIKDIESVKNLFDTAKQKGLSLCVIGKVANKHINTKDITNKDSIKIHDINLSLQEAHDLYYKSFETYL, encoded by the coding sequence ATGGGCGAATGGAGTATTAAAAAGGAACAATTAGATTCTATCCTAAAAAAGCATAAACTAGATTCTAGTGATTATGAAAAAATTGTAGAAATTTTAGAGAGAGAGCCAAATCTCATTGAGCTTGGAATCTTTTCTGCAATGTGGAGTGAGCATTGCAGCTATAAATCAAGTAAGATTTATCTAAAAGGCTTTCCAACAGAGGCTAGCTGGGTGTTACAAGGTCCCGGAGAGAATGCAGGTGTTATTGATATAGGCGATAATCTAGCTGCTATCTTTAAGATAGAATCGCATAATCACCCAAGCTTTATTGAGCCAAATGCTGGAGCTGCAACTGGAGTGGGTGGAATCTTGCGTGATATTTTTACAATGGGGGCAAATCCTATAATAAATCTTAATAGCATTCGCTTTGGAGATATTTTAGATTCTAATATGAGAAAAAAGCATATCCATTTATTGCATGGTGTTGTAGAGGGTATCGGGCATTATGGTAACTGCATGGGGATACCAACTATTGGCGGTGAGACTAGCTTTGAATCTTGCTATAACGGCAACATTCTTGTCAATGCGTTTAGCTTAGGCATTGCAAAGCAAGATGAGATTTTCTATGGCAAAGCAAGTGGCGAGGGCAATCCTATTATGTATGTTGGGAGTAAGACAGGTAGAGATGGCTTAGGTGGGGCTGTGATGAGTAGTGATAGCTTTGATTCTGCTAGTAAGGCATTGCGACCAACGGTGCAAATTGGCGATCCATTTGTAGAAAAATCGCTTTTAGAAGCATGTCTTGAAGTCTTCCAAAAAGATTTAATCGTAGGCATTCAAGATATGGGTGCAGCAGGGCTTACAAGCTCAAGCTTTGAAATGGCAAGTAGAAGTGGTAGCGGTATGATAATGTGGCTTGATAAGATTCCTATGCGAGAGGGTGGCATGACCCCTTATGAGTTAATGCTATCAGAATCACAAGAGAGAATGCTTTTGTGTGCGAAAAAGGGGACAGAAAAGCAAATAAAAGATATTTTTGCAAAGTATGAATTAAGTGCAGAGATTGTCGGCGAAGTGCGTAATACAGGCAAAATGGAGCTTTTATGGCATGGAGAGTTATGTGCTACATTGCCTATTGCTCCCATTGTAGAAAATGCCCCTATGCTTAATCGAGCTATACAAAAGCCAAAATATCTAGAATCTTGTAAAAACCTAGATTTAAATATTACAAACCAAGCCTTACAAAAGCAGTTAAATACAGATAATATAAACACAATGCAATGCAGTAGCACTAATTTAAACACACTAACTAAAAGTATGCTAAAAAGCCTTGATATATGTGATAAATCATGGATTTATAATCAATATGATGATAGTATCAAAGCTAGCACGATTAAAGGGGCTGGTATGCTTGGCTCTAGTCTTGTAGCCTTGCATAACTACGATTCAAAAAAAGCTATTTCAGTAAGTGTAAAATGTAATGTAAGATACTGCTATCTAGACCCAAAAATAGGGGCTAAAATCGCAGTGGCACAAGCTGGAAGAGATGTCGCGCTAAGTGGGGCAAAGCCTTTAGCAATTACAGATTGTCTAAACTTTGGTAGCCCTGAAAATCCAGAGGTTATGTGGCAGTTTAGAGAATCTTGTGAGGGCATTAAAGAGGCTTGTAAAGCGTTACAAACACCTGTTGTAAGCGGTAATGTTTCACTTTATAATCAAACAAATGATGAAGCCATATATCCTACACCAAGCATTGTAAGCGTTGGGCTTTTAGAAGATTCTAATAAGGCTATTGGTAGCCATTTTGTAAGCAAAGATTCTTATATTTGTATGCTAGGTGTTATGGATAATTCATTGCAGCTTAGCGGCAGTATATTACAAAAAGTAATCGGTGCAAAAAATAGCGGTATATTGCATGATATAAACTTAGAATCTGAACTCAAACTTTGGGAGATTCTAAATCAAAGCATAGCAAACAAGTATATTTTGAGTGCTAAAGATATAGCACAAGGCGGACTTGCTATCACTCTATGCAAAATGGCAATTTTAGGGAAAACTAGCATTGAAGTCTTAACAGATAAGATACAAGAAGTTTTAGCGAAAGACTTTATAAATAATGAGAATCTTTTGCAAGATTCTAAAGACTATATGAAGTTAATCTCACAAAATAAACTCATGCTATTTAGTGAAAATCATACACAAGTTATCTGTGAAATAAAAGATATAGAATCTGTAAAAAATCTCTTCGACACAGCTAAACAAAAAGGGCTTTCATTGTGTGTAATTGGCAAGGTAGCAAATAAACACATAAACACAAAAGATATAACAAATAAAGATTCTATAAAAATACATGATATAAATCTATCCTTACAGGAAGCACACGATTTATATTATAAAAGCTTTGAAACATATCTATGA
- the ppsA gene encoding pyruvate, water dikinase translates to MKYIKFFKELNNRDVPLVGGKNASIGEMFQELVPVGIKVPDGFAITSDAYWYLLKSGGIEDKIKDLLKDIDYTEMDVLRNRCSKIRELIFSTPLPQDLKDEIFQAYDMLSQEYNMAEADVAVRSSATAEDLPDASFAGQQDTYLSVKGKTDLVHYIKSCFASLFTHRATSYRASKNFDHFKVALSVGVQKMVRSDKGAAGVMFSIDTETGFKDAVFITSSWGLGENVVGGTVNPDEFYVFKPTLKEGKRPILKRKLGTKDVKMVYAPAGSEKPTMNVKTTHQEMETFSITDEDVLTLAKYAISIEEHYTKEAGEYRPMDMEWAKDGQSGEIFIVQARPETVQSQKTKSGAKIEKFHFKNPDEEREVVLKGMAIGTKIGNGKVRIINNIEHMNTFKEGEILVTDNTDPDWEPVMKKAAAVITNRGGRTCHAAIVAREIGVPTIVGAHGATERLYTGMEVTASCSEGEEGLVYAGIHPYEIETISLDHLGKTKTKIYMNVGDPAKAFGFAQIPNHGVGLARMEHIILHQIVAHPLALLDLQNDKPIHNHDEVSKLIHGYDNPKDFFIKKIAEGMGMIAAAFYPNPVIVRTSDFKSNEYRGMISGEHYEPQEENPMLGYRGASRYYSEQYRTAFEWECQALAMVRDDMGLTNMRIMIPFLRTPEEGKKVLEIMRRNGLESGKNGLEIYVMCELPVNIILADDFLSMFDGYSIGSNDLTQLTLGVDRDGDLVSHIFDERNPAMLEMFKQAIQACKKHGKYCGICGQAPSDYPEVAEFLVQQGISSISLNPDSVVKTWERIEKLEKTMQK, encoded by the coding sequence ATGAAGTATATTAAATTCTTTAAAGAGTTGAATAATAGAGATGTTCCCCTTGTAGGTGGTAAGAATGCAAGCATTGGTGAGATGTTTCAAGAGCTTGTCCCCGTTGGCATTAAAGTCCCAGATGGCTTTGCAATCACAAGTGATGCGTATTGGTATTTGCTTAAAAGTGGTGGCATTGAGGATAAGATAAAGGATCTTTTAAAAGATATAGATTATACAGAAATGGATGTATTGCGTAATCGTTGCAGTAAGATTCGAGAACTTATTTTTAGCACCCCATTACCCCAAGATTTAAAAGATGAGATTTTTCAAGCTTATGATATGTTAAGCCAAGAATACAATATGGCAGAAGCAGATGTTGCAGTCCGCAGTTCGGCTACTGCTGAAGACTTACCTGATGCAAGTTTTGCAGGGCAGCAAGATACATATCTAAGCGTTAAAGGGAAAACAGATTTAGTGCATTATATTAAATCCTGCTTTGCTTCACTTTTTACACATAGAGCTACAAGCTATCGTGCGAGTAAGAATTTTGATCATTTTAAAGTTGCTTTAAGTGTTGGTGTGCAAAAAATGGTGCGTTCCGATAAAGGTGCAGCAGGTGTTATGTTTAGTATTGATACAGAGACGGGCTTTAAAGATGCAGTATTCATCACTTCATCATGGGGGCTTGGGGAGAATGTCGTTGGTGGGACCGTGAATCCAGATGAATTTTATGTATTCAAACCAACATTAAAAGAAGGGAAGCGACCTATACTGAAACGCAAACTCGGCACAAAAGATGTAAAAATGGTATATGCCCCAGCAGGTAGCGAAAAGCCTACAATGAATGTAAAAACAACACATCAGGAAATGGAAACATTCTCAATCACTGATGAAGATGTTTTAACACTTGCAAAATATGCTATAAGTATTGAAGAACATTACACAAAAGAAGCAGGTGAGTATCGCCCTATGGATATGGAATGGGCAAAAGATGGACAAAGTGGCGAGATTTTCATCGTGCAAGCACGACCAGAAACAGTGCAGAGTCAAAAGACAAAAAGTGGTGCTAAGATTGAGAAATTCCACTTTAAAAATCCAGATGAAGAGCGTGAAGTCGTTTTAAAAGGTATGGCGATTGGCACAAAAATTGGCAATGGTAAAGTAAGAATCATTAACAACATAGAGCACATGAATACCTTTAAAGAAGGCGAGATTCTAGTAACTGATAATACCGATCCAGATTGGGAACCAGTAATGAAAAAAGCAGCAGCAGTTATTACAAATCGTGGTGGTAGGACTTGCCATGCAGCTATTGTTGCGCGTGAAATTGGTGTGCCAACAATCGTTGGTGCACATGGTGCAACAGAAAGGCTCTATACAGGTATGGAAGTAACAGCATCATGTAGTGAGGGTGAAGAAGGACTTGTATATGCAGGGATACACCCCTATGAAATAGAGACTATATCGCTTGATCATCTTGGCAAAACAAAAACAAAGATTTATATGAATGTTGGCGATCCCGCTAAAGCATTTGGCTTTGCACAGATTCCAAATCATGGTGTTGGCTTAGCGCGTATGGAGCATATTATCTTACACCAGATTGTAGCACACCCTTTAGCCCTGCTAGATTTACAGAATGATAAACCTATACATAATCATGATGAGGTATCAAAACTCATACATGGCTATGATAATCCTAAAGATTTTTTCATTAAAAAGATCGCTGAGGGCATGGGTATGATCGCAGCAGCCTTTTATCCTAATCCAGTGATTGTCCGCACAAGCGACTTTAAAAGCAATGAATATCGCGGTATGATTTCAGGGGAGCATTACGAACCACAAGAAGAAAATCCAATGCTTGGCTATCGTGGTGCAAGTAGATATTACTCTGAACAATATCGCACCGCATTTGAATGGGAGTGTCAAGCCTTAGCAATGGTGCGTGATGATATGGGGCTTACAAATATGCGGATTATGATCCCATTCTTACGCACACCAGAAGAGGGCAAAAAAGTGCTTGAGATTATGCGAAGAAATGGCTTAGAATCTGGCAAAAACGGATTAGAAATCTATGTTATGTGTGAATTACCAGTAAATATCATTTTAGCTGATGACTTCTTAAGCATGTTTGATGGCTATTCTATCGGGTCGAATGACTTAACGCAGCTTACACTAGGCGTGGATAGAGATGGCGATTTAGTCAGTCATATATTTGATGAGAGAAATCCTGCTATGCTAGAAATGTTTAAACAAGCAATACAAGCATGTAAAAAGCATGGCAAATATTGTGGAATCTGTGGTCAAGCACCAAGCGATTATCCAGAAGTTGCCGAATTTTTAGTGCAGCAAGGCATTAGCTCCATTTCACTCAATCCAGATTCTGTTGTGAAAACTTGGGAACGCATAGAAAAACTTGAAAAAACAATGCAAAAATAA